One stretch of Candidatus Macondimonas diazotrophica DNA includes these proteins:
- the glgX gene encoding glycogen debranching protein GlgX, translating to MNKSKSIDIKEGLPFPCGATWDGKGTNFALFSAHATKVELCLFDAKGKQELTRVELPEHTDQIWHGYLPGIGPGTVYGYRVHGPYDPDAGHRFNPHKLLLDPYACGHTGALIWNPALFGYRMETGDDLTFDERDSAPFMPKCVVVDPDFDWNGQPGRTFRSQYGKPLVPADQTVIYELHVRGYTRRHPAVPEHLRGTYGGLVVPEVLDYIKTLGVTSVELLPIHTFINDNHLLEKGLTNYWGYNSIGFFAPDTRYAYEPEQTLREFKEMVARFHEAGLEVILDVVYNHTAEGNEKGPTLSFKGIDNASYYRLLPDQPRYYINDTGTGNTLNVSHARVMQMVMDSLRYWVEQTHVDGFRFDLGTILAREPNGFDNQSGFLKACSQDPTLRAVKLIAEPWDCGPGGYQVGAFPPGWGEWNDQFRDTVRDYWRGEASAAALAPRLCASGDMFNYQGRRPWASVNFITAHDGFTLNDLVTYNDKHNEANGENNQDGASDNRSWNCGIEGPTDDEAVNALRERQMRNMLATLLLSQGTPMLLAGDEFGRTQHGNNNAYCQDNEITWLDWALDGKGESLLEFVKMLTRLRHRYHILRRSRFLTGAYSEELGIKDVTWINAAGGEMQVEHWDDGAMKCFGAVLDGRAQVTGIRQRGHDATLLMVFNAHYEPVVFHLPEVAGGIAWQRMIDTHLPPCEQIRADFVFGKSYQVTARSFLLFELMGHDSYATARSAQGHAALDLSRRKSGASFKPG from the coding sequence ATGAACAAATCCAAGTCGATCGATATCAAGGAAGGACTTCCGTTTCCCTGTGGCGCGACCTGGGATGGCAAGGGTACCAATTTCGCGCTGTTTTCGGCGCATGCCACCAAGGTGGAACTCTGTCTGTTCGATGCGAAGGGCAAGCAGGAACTCACCCGCGTTGAGCTGCCCGAGCATACCGACCAGATCTGGCACGGTTATCTGCCCGGCATCGGACCGGGCACGGTTTACGGCTATCGTGTCCATGGCCCCTACGATCCCGATGCGGGTCATCGCTTCAATCCCCACAAGCTGCTGCTGGATCCTTATGCCTGTGGGCATACCGGCGCCCTGATCTGGAATCCTGCGCTTTTCGGTTACCGGATGGAGACCGGAGACGATCTGACGTTCGATGAGCGCGACAGTGCGCCGTTCATGCCCAAGTGCGTCGTCGTCGACCCCGATTTCGATTGGAATGGCCAACCGGGCCGGACCTTCCGGTCGCAGTATGGCAAACCTTTGGTGCCGGCTGACCAGACGGTGATCTACGAGCTGCATGTGCGGGGCTATACCCGGCGTCACCCCGCCGTTCCCGAGCATCTGCGGGGAACTTATGGCGGCCTGGTCGTTCCTGAGGTGCTTGATTACATCAAAACGCTGGGCGTGACATCTGTCGAACTGCTGCCCATTCACACCTTCATCAACGACAACCATCTGCTCGAAAAGGGCCTGACCAATTACTGGGGCTACAACTCCATTGGCTTTTTTGCGCCCGATACCCGTTATGCCTACGAGCCCGAGCAGACCCTTAGGGAATTCAAGGAGATGGTTGCGCGGTTCCATGAAGCCGGTCTGGAGGTGATTCTGGATGTGGTCTACAACCATACGGCCGAAGGCAACGAAAAGGGGCCGACCCTATCCTTCAAGGGCATCGACAATGCCAGTTACTACCGCCTGCTGCCCGATCAGCCTCGCTATTACATCAACGATACGGGGACCGGCAACACGCTCAACGTAAGCCACGCCCGCGTCATGCAGATGGTGATGGATTCCCTGCGCTACTGGGTGGAGCAGACCCATGTCGACGGCTTCCGTTTCGACCTCGGCACCATCCTCGCGCGCGAGCCGAACGGCTTCGACAATCAAAGCGGCTTTCTCAAGGCCTGCAGCCAGGATCCGACCTTGCGCGCCGTGAAGCTGATCGCCGAGCCCTGGGACTGTGGACCGGGGGGGTATCAGGTCGGTGCGTTCCCGCCCGGCTGGGGCGAGTGGAATGACCAGTTTCGCGATACGGTGCGAGATTACTGGCGCGGTGAGGCTTCCGCTGCCGCGTTGGCGCCCCGTCTTTGTGCCTCGGGCGATATGTTCAATTATCAGGGGCGTCGTCCTTGGGCCTCGGTGAATTTCATCACGGCGCATGATGGTTTTACCCTGAATGATCTGGTGACCTACAACGACAAGCACAACGAGGCCAATGGCGAAAACAACCAGGATGGGGCGTCGGACAACCGGTCCTGGAACTGTGGGATCGAGGGGCCCACCGACGATGAGGCGGTCAACGCGTTGCGCGAGCGGCAGATGCGCAACATGCTGGCCACGCTCCTGTTGTCGCAGGGAACACCGATGCTGCTCGCCGGCGATGAATTTGGCCGGACCCAGCATGGGAACAACAATGCCTATTGCCAGGACAATGAGATCACCTGGCTGGATTGGGCGCTGGACGGCAAGGGTGAGTCGTTGCTCGAATTCGTCAAGATGCTCACCCGCTTGCGCCACCGCTATCACATCCTGCGGCGCAGCCGCTTTCTGACCGGCGCCTACAGTGAAGAACTGGGGATCAAGGACGTCACCTGGATCAATGCCGCCGGCGGCGAAATGCAGGTCGAGCATTGGGATGATGGTGCCATGAAATGCTTCGGCGCAGTGCTCGACGGCCGTGCGCAGGTAACGGGGATACGCCAGCGGGGTCACGATGCGACCTTGCTGATGGTGTTCAACGCACACTATGAGCCGGTCGTTTTCCACTTGCCGGAAGTGGCTGGGGGGATCGCCTGGCAGCGGATGATCGATACCCATCTCCCGCCGTGTGAGCAGATACGCGCGGACTTTGTCTTTGGAAAATCCTATCAGGTCACGGCGCGTTCCTTTCTGTTGTTCGAGCTCATGGGGCATGATAGTTATGCGACCGCACGTTCTGCGCAGGGTCATGCCGCACTTGATTTGAGTCGGCGCAAGTCCGGCGCAAGTTTCAAGCCCGGATGA
- a CDS encoding histidine phosphatase family protein, which yields MLTDDHTRGVHLTLLRHGEPQGGALYRGRRDDPLSPAGWTQLQAATAQPTRWCGIVTSPLQRCAAFAQTLGEERDIPVYLEPRLQELDFGRWEGRTAEVILAEDHAQLTAFWSDPVRHPPPQGETMEAFAERINAAFVDWQERMRTGPWLWVVHGGVIRVLLTQLLGMPLEHLLRIEVPYACRSTVILGDGAPRLLAHGALVNE from the coding sequence ATGCTCACGGACGATCATACCCGCGGTGTACACCTGACGCTGCTGCGCCATGGTGAACCCCAAGGCGGGGCGCTGTATCGGGGACGCCGCGACGATCCGTTGAGCCCGGCCGGCTGGACCCAGCTGCAGGCGGCAACGGCCCAGCCCACCCGCTGGTGCGGCATCGTCACCTCGCCGCTGCAGCGCTGCGCGGCGTTTGCGCAGACCCTGGGCGAGGAGCGCGACATTCCCGTCTACCTCGAACCCCGCCTCCAGGAACTGGATTTCGGCCGCTGGGAAGGGCGGACTGCCGAGGTCATCCTGGCTGAGGATCACGCGCAGCTGACCGCGTTCTGGAGCGACCCGGTGCGACATCCGCCGCCGCAAGGGGAAACGATGGAAGCGTTTGCCGAACGCATCAACGCGGCCTTTGTGGACTGGCAAGAACGCATGCGCACGGGCCCGTGGCTTTGGGTCGTTCACGGCGGCGTGATCCGGGTCCTGCTGACCCAGTTGCTGGGCATGCCGCTCGAGCACTTGCTGCGAATCGAGGTGCCCTATGCCTGTCGATCGACCGTGATCCTGGGCGATGGGGCGCCGCGCCTACTGGCCCACGGCGCCCTCGTCAATGAATGA
- a CDS encoding adenosylcobinamide-GDP ribazoletransferase, giving the protein MNDLRLALGFLTRLPVRATDHGSAAVGRSLAWYPLAGALIGALLAAAAGLLALGFPAAPGVGAALVVTLWVWLSGGLHLDGLADTADAAAAGGDRSRHLAIMKDPRSGPAGVVAVVLLLLTKYAALASLLEAGRAASALLIAPIIGRALVVAAFLTTPYVRAGGLGDALAHQHSRSTCQAALGLSLLAILALGGTAGALSLLLAGACFGLWRRWNLRRLGGFTGDPAGALVETSEALVLIAGATLLR; this is encoded by the coding sequence ATGAATGACTTGCGCCTGGCCCTCGGTTTCCTCACGCGTCTGCCGGTCCGCGCCACAGACCACGGATCCGCGGCCGTGGGACGCTCACTCGCCTGGTATCCGCTCGCCGGCGCGCTGATCGGCGCCTTGCTCGCAGCGGCCGCAGGCCTGCTTGCGCTCGGCTTTCCCGCCGCGCCGGGCGTCGGTGCGGCCCTGGTGGTGACGCTCTGGGTCTGGTTGAGTGGGGGACTGCATCTGGATGGATTGGCCGATACCGCCGATGCGGCGGCTGCGGGGGGCGATCGGTCCCGTCACCTTGCCATCATGAAGGATCCGCGCTCGGGACCGGCGGGTGTGGTCGCCGTCGTTCTGCTGCTGCTCACCAAGTACGCCGCCCTGGCCAGCCTGCTGGAAGCCGGCCGTGCCGCAAGCGCGCTACTGATCGCACCCATCATCGGCCGCGCTCTGGTGGTCGCCGCCTTTCTGACCACGCCCTATGTGCGTGCGGGTGGCCTGGGAGACGCGCTTGCACACCAGCATTCGCGCAGCACCTGCCAGGCCGCACTTGGCCTCTCGCTGCTGGCGATCCTTGCCCTGGGCGGCACCGCCGGCGCGCTGAGCCTGCTGCTCGCCGGCGCCTGCTTCGGGCTTTGGCGGCGCTGGAACCTGCGTCGATTGGGTGGCTTTACCGGTGATCCCGCCGGTGCCTTGGTGGAGACGAGCGAAGCGCTGGTCCTGATCGCCGGTGCCACGCTGCTGCGATGA